In Polynucleobacter sp. MWH-S4W17, a genomic segment contains:
- a CDS encoding Do family serine endopeptidase: MYSSLQKYWLLFAQAVTVMLAALFIVATLKPEWLSESRVGSLVNTVSLKESNYDGQLSPGSYHEAVKRSMPAVVNIFTSKASAKPKTRKGGSPNSADPLFKFFFGDQPPEEEPSSSLGSGVLVSPEGYVLTNHHVISDADDIDVALSDGRKAKAQVIGSDPETDIAVLKIEAKKLPTPITLGKVESVHVGDVVLAIGNPFGVGQTVTSGIVSALGRDHVGINTFENFIQTDAAINPGNSGGALIDTRGNLIGINTAIYSNNGGSMGIGFAIPVNLAKQVMESILANGSVTRGWIGVEPQNLSKELSESLGLPANTEGVLISGVLEGGPAAKGGVKPGDVLIAVNDKPIKDVRGLLNQIAQISPGNQAKLTVLRKGKEIELAVETGKRPKPKQQAN, translated from the coding sequence ATGTATTCTTCCCTCCAAAAATATTGGCTCTTATTTGCGCAAGCCGTTACTGTGATGTTGGCAGCCTTGTTTATTGTTGCCACCTTAAAACCCGAGTGGCTTTCAGAGTCTAGGGTAGGTTCTTTGGTTAATACGGTCTCGCTAAAAGAAAGCAACTATGACGGGCAACTGAGCCCTGGTTCATATCACGAGGCTGTGAAGCGCTCAATGCCAGCGGTCGTCAACATTTTTACAAGCAAAGCCTCCGCTAAGCCAAAGACTCGAAAGGGTGGAAGCCCAAATTCTGCAGATCCTTTATTTAAATTCTTTTTTGGGGATCAGCCGCCAGAGGAAGAGCCCAGTTCAAGCCTAGGGTCAGGAGTCCTCGTCAGCCCCGAAGGCTACGTCCTCACCAACCATCATGTCATTAGCGATGCGGATGATATTGATGTGGCTTTATCAGATGGTCGAAAAGCAAAGGCGCAAGTGATTGGTAGCGATCCAGAAACTGACATTGCTGTATTAAAAATTGAAGCCAAAAAACTACCTACCCCAATCACTCTGGGCAAAGTTGAGTCTGTGCATGTAGGTGATGTGGTTCTAGCTATTGGCAATCCATTTGGCGTCGGCCAAACAGTCACTTCCGGGATTGTTTCTGCATTAGGTCGCGACCACGTGGGCATCAATACCTTTGAAAACTTTATTCAAACCGACGCAGCAATTAACCCCGGAAATTCTGGTGGCGCACTGATTGATACCCGCGGGAATCTGATTGGCATAAACACCGCGATCTACTCAAATAATGGCGGGTCTATGGGCATTGGCTTTGCGATCCCCGTCAATCTTGCTAAGCAAGTCATGGAGTCCATCCTAGCCAATGGCAGCGTTACTAGGGGGTGGATAGGAGTCGAGCCTCAGAACCTCTCCAAAGAGCTCTCAGAGTCCCTAGGACTGCCTGCCAATACTGAAGGCGTTCTCATATCTGGTGTGCTTGAGGGTGGCCCCGCAGCAAAGGGTGGCGTCAAGCCGGGAGATGTTTTAATCGCCGTAAATGACAAGCCCATTAAAGATGTGCGCGGCTTGCTAAATCAAATCGCTCAAATCAGTCCCGGCAACCAGGCCAAACTTACCGTCTTACGAAAAGGCAAGGAAATCGAGTTAGCCGTTGAAACCGGAAAGCGTCCAAAGCCTAAGCAACAAGCCAACTAG
- a CDS encoding sel1 repeat family protein encodes MASREFLKILSSARLGDVSAQQKLASAYLTGAFKTPIQPANALIWLEKSYFSITNQSLENKSSGDAEILDLLSQIANIPLAETFSSPAFGFGWDSFWKLAEAEKASDANLAAKWQLVNLLINPANQSVQSQLADWLKKNSSSTLEKLSSLDFVGIQKIAKQYLQDLADGESLFANNAKELLIKLQPKNEALSSLWKVWLDDQNEDALIQAAELGLTVAKLTLGLRLAQLDERVEVAETKSNASLKKAAYWLELAAKDGDRDAWFALGEIYRRPQFSGYNAAESDRCIDRAADLGHPQAQLRKGANLWRKREKSEEKVRGLQASYWVWQAHQQGVAEAKELLSKILESCSNPKSNEWYELAQCAEEAINHHAEHKVDEDWLLLCHRIIIANQFNFSKAELLLSEVGQLQHEHCVVVDIRWELPKILPRLIQIETIQQRRALLAAGKAFAGSEMDLEGNLRQRRYRFDRVTNWLTTTFSKNQVDAEVD; translated from the coding sequence ATGGCAAGCCGCGAATTCTTAAAAATCCTCAGTTCAGCACGATTGGGTGACGTTTCTGCGCAACAAAAACTGGCTTCCGCATATTTAACGGGTGCTTTTAAAACCCCCATTCAGCCTGCCAACGCCCTCATTTGGTTGGAAAAATCCTATTTTTCCATTACAAATCAATCACTTGAAAATAAAAGCTCAGGTGACGCTGAAATTCTTGATCTTTTAAGCCAGATTGCCAACATTCCGCTTGCTGAAACCTTTAGCTCACCTGCCTTTGGGTTTGGCTGGGACTCTTTTTGGAAGTTAGCTGAAGCTGAAAAGGCCTCTGATGCCAATCTTGCTGCTAAATGGCAGCTTGTTAACCTATTAATTAATCCTGCCAATCAGAGTGTCCAATCGCAACTAGCGGATTGGCTCAAAAAGAATTCATCATCCACTCTAGAAAAATTGTCTTCTTTGGATTTTGTCGGCATTCAAAAGATTGCTAAACAATATTTACAGGATCTTGCAGATGGAGAATCTCTTTTCGCAAACAACGCAAAAGAGTTGCTGATTAAATTGCAGCCTAAGAATGAAGCTCTCTCCTCCCTCTGGAAGGTATGGCTTGATGATCAAAATGAAGATGCATTAATTCAAGCAGCCGAGCTTGGTTTAACTGTTGCAAAACTTACGCTAGGCCTGCGCCTCGCACAACTCGACGAACGGGTTGAGGTGGCCGAAACAAAATCCAATGCCTCACTGAAGAAAGCCGCCTATTGGTTAGAGCTCGCTGCCAAAGATGGTGATCGCGATGCCTGGTTCGCGCTCGGTGAAATTTATCGTCGTCCGCAGTTTTCTGGTTACAACGCCGCAGAAAGTGATCGCTGTATTGATCGAGCTGCCGATCTTGGTCATCCACAAGCACAACTGCGTAAAGGCGCTAATCTGTGGCGCAAGCGTGAAAAGAGCGAAGAGAAGGTACGCGGTCTACAGGCTTCCTATTGGGTATGGCAAGCCCACCAGCAAGGCGTGGCAGAAGCTAAAGAATTGCTCAGCAAGATTTTGGAAAGTTGCTCTAATCCCAAATCCAATGAATGGTATGAATTAGCTCAGTGCGCCGAAGAGGCGATTAATCACCATGCCGAACATAAGGTGGATGAAGATTGGTTATTACTTTGCCATCGCATCATCATTGCTAACCAATTTAATTTTAGTAAAGCAGAATTATTATTGAGCGAGGTAGGACAGCTACAGCACGAGCATTGTGTTGTGGTGGATATTCGCTGGGAATTACCAAAGATCTTGCCTAGATTGATTCAGATTGAAACGATTCAACAACGTCGCGCCCTCTTGGCGGCTGGCAAAGCCTTTGCTGGCTCGGAGATGGATCTGGAGGGCAATTTACGCCAAAGACGCTATCGCTTTGATCGCGTTACCAACTGGCTTACAACGACTTTCTCCAAGAATCAGGTCGACGCAGAAGTCGATTGA
- a CDS encoding porin, whose translation MKKSLLALAALSAIAGVAQAQSSVTVYGILDVGYIGGNSRVSDSSKGSAGGYNNGVAKGTVSQFGQGAEQTNRLGFKGVEDLGGGTSAFFTAEFALAPQDQTLSGNTNGGLTNRQTFVGLKKAGIGQTAIGLQYTPVFNAAAATDVGQLNNMAGNVVYASSTAVTSGNANSNNVAFTNRTANTLSVKTDSFGGFTGSAIYTLNNKNTTETGYTTSATTGGNTNASGWGLGADFTYKKFYAAAAYQALKQLTVSTTDTSLWTNAQANGATTAGGAAVGTTTINGYASNVQDNQFYAAATYDFGILKAYAQYVNRKATSTISSNYYLKRQAEQIGVRSYITPTIEAWASAGLGRYTSYGANQPTANFNGWQLGSNYYLSKRTNLYAIYGQTMTSNAAAGSTTTSAALNNYAVGVRHTF comes from the coding sequence ATGAAAAAATCGCTATTAGCACTCGCAGCATTGTCAGCTATTGCTGGCGTTGCTCAAGCTCAGTCCAGCGTAACCGTTTACGGTATCTTGGACGTTGGTTATATTGGTGGAAACTCACGCGTTTCTGATTCAAGCAAGGGTTCTGCAGGCGGCTACAACAATGGTGTTGCCAAAGGAACTGTTAGCCAGTTTGGCCAAGGCGCTGAGCAAACTAACCGTTTAGGTTTCAAAGGTGTTGAAGATTTGGGCGGCGGCACATCAGCTTTCTTTACAGCTGAATTTGCATTGGCTCCACAAGACCAAACTTTGTCTGGCAATACAAACGGTGGCTTGACTAACCGTCAAACTTTTGTTGGCTTGAAAAAAGCTGGCATCGGTCAAACAGCTATTGGTTTGCAATACACACCAGTATTTAACGCTGCTGCTGCTACTGACGTTGGCCAGTTGAATAACATGGCTGGTAACGTTGTTTACGCATCTTCAACAGCCGTTACATCTGGCAATGCAAACTCAAACAACGTTGCATTCACAAACCGTACAGCCAATACATTGTCAGTTAAGACTGACAGCTTCGGTGGTTTCACTGGTAGCGCAATCTACACATTGAACAACAAGAACACAACTGAAACTGGTTACACTACTTCTGCAACAACTGGCGGCAATACAAACGCTAGCGGTTGGGGCTTAGGTGCTGATTTCACATACAAAAAGTTCTATGCAGCTGCTGCTTACCAAGCTTTGAAGCAATTGACTGTATCCACTACTGATACTTCACTTTGGACAAATGCTCAAGCTAACGGTGCTACTACTGCTGGCGGTGCTGCTGTTGGTACTACTACTATCAACGGTTATGCATCTAACGTACAAGATAACCAGTTCTACGCTGCTGCAACTTATGACTTCGGTATCTTGAAGGCATATGCACAATACGTTAACCGTAAAGCAACATCAACAATCTCTTCAAACTACTACTTGAAGCGTCAAGCTGAGCAAATCGGTGTTCGTAGCTACATTACTCCAACAATCGAAGCTTGGGCTTCTGCTGGTTTAGGTCGTTACACATCTTATGGTGCAAACCAACCAACAGCTAACTTCAACGGCTGGCAGTTAGGTTCAAACTACTACCTAAGCAAGCGTACTAACTTGTATGCAATCTATGGTCAGACTATGACATCAAATGCTGCTGCTGGTTCAACAACAACTAGCGCTGCTTTGAATAACTACGCTGTTGGTGTACGTCACACTTTCTAA
- the tatB gene encoding Sec-independent protein translocase protein TatB produces MIDLGVSKLALIAVVALVVVGPERLPKVARMAGNLFGRAQRYMADVKSEVSRQMEVEEFKKFREETAATLKEVENSIGSTVQEASANLSDQADIFETSFDKPPLDEKEVLRKTKRQGRNSWGVRRAARPLWFKRSAGIRTRVQSGAARMKRFHHSAGK; encoded by the coding sequence ATGATTGATCTCGGAGTTTCAAAACTTGCGCTGATTGCTGTAGTTGCTCTGGTGGTGGTTGGACCAGAGCGCCTGCCTAAAGTAGCTCGCATGGCTGGTAATTTGTTTGGCCGTGCACAGCGCTATATGGCGGACGTCAAGTCTGAAGTGAGTCGTCAGATGGAGGTGGAGGAATTTAAAAAGTTTCGAGAAGAAACTGCTGCCACTCTCAAAGAGGTTGAAAACAGTATCGGCTCTACGGTTCAAGAGGCTAGCGCTAACTTAAGCGATCAGGCGGATATTTTTGAAACGAGCTTTGATAAGCCGCCTTTAGATGAAAAAGAAGTGCTTCGCAAAACCAAGCGCCAAGGCCGCAACAGCTGGGGTGTGCGTCGAGCTGCAAGGCCGCTTTGGTTTAAGCGTTCCGCTGGCATTCGTACTCGAGTGCAATCTGGCGCTGCTAGGATGAAGCGCTTTCATCACAGTGCCGGCAAATAA
- a CDS encoding histidine triad nucleotide-binding protein: MSHDPNCLFCKISQGLIPSQKVYEDEEIYAFKDINPAAPVHFLMIPKKHIPMLESAESVDAPLLGKMMELAPRLAKEQGCRPGKDGGFRLMVNNGADGGQEVYHLHLHVMGGPRPWKK; encoded by the coding sequence ATGTCACACGATCCTAATTGCCTGTTTTGTAAGATTTCTCAAGGTTTGATTCCCTCCCAGAAGGTCTATGAGGATGAAGAAATCTATGCTTTTAAAGATATCAACCCGGCAGCGCCAGTCCATTTTTTGATGATTCCTAAAAAGCATATCCCCATGCTGGAGTCAGCAGAAAGCGTGGATGCTCCTTTGCTGGGTAAAATGATGGAATTAGCACCGCGTCTTGCCAAAGAGCAAGGCTGTCGTCCTGGTAAGGATGGTGGCTTTAGGTTGATGGTGAACAATGGTGCGGATGGTGGGCAGGAGGTTTATCACTTGCACTTACATGTGATGGGCGGTCCCCGCCCCTGGAAAAAATAA
- a CDS encoding amino acid ABC transporter ATP-binding protein, with protein sequence MIELRNVSKWYGSFQVLTDCSTSIKKGEVVVICGPSGSGKSTLIKTINALEPFQAGEISVDGIDLHDPKTNLPKLRSRVGMVFQHFELFPHLSITENLTLAQMKVLGRSATDAKAHGLKYLERVGLSAQKDKFPGQLSGGQQQRVAIARALSMDPIVMLFDEPTSALDPEMVGEVLDVMIKLANEGMTMCCVTHEMGFARKVSHRVIFMDQGRIVEDCSKAEFFDRPEARSPRAKEFLSKILAN encoded by the coding sequence ATGATAGAACTTAGAAACGTTTCTAAATGGTACGGCTCTTTTCAGGTGCTAACAGATTGCTCTACCTCAATAAAAAAAGGGGAGGTGGTTGTCATTTGTGGGCCTTCTGGTTCTGGTAAATCAACCCTGATTAAAACTATAAATGCGCTTGAACCTTTTCAGGCTGGAGAGATTTCAGTTGATGGCATTGATTTGCATGATCCTAAAACCAATTTACCTAAATTGCGTTCAAGAGTTGGCATGGTGTTTCAGCACTTTGAGCTTTTCCCGCACCTCAGTATTACTGAAAATCTCACTCTTGCACAAATGAAGGTATTGGGCCGCTCCGCCACTGATGCCAAGGCGCATGGCTTAAAGTACTTAGAGCGTGTTGGCCTGAGTGCACAAAAAGATAAATTTCCTGGTCAGTTATCAGGAGGACAACAACAACGGGTTGCCATTGCTAGAGCGCTCAGCATGGATCCAATTGTGATGCTCTTTGATGAACCTACTTCTGCGCTAGACCCAGAGATGGTCGGGGAAGTTTTGGACGTGATGATCAAGCTTGCTAATGAGGGTATGACGATGTGTTGTGTTACCCATGAGATGGGTTTTGCAAGAAAAGTGAGCCATCGGGTGATCTTCATGGATCAAGGCCGTATTGTAGAAGACTGCAGTAAGGCGGAATTCTTTGATAGACCCGAAGCTCGCTCACCAAGGGCGAAAGAGTTCTTATCGAAAATTCTAGCTAACTAA
- the tatC gene encoding twin-arginine translocase subunit TatC, with product MTENNSTEDSGLQETFLSHLFELRDRVIKAALAIIVVFVCLVYWAPDIFHLFAQPLLKALPAGGKMIVTDVTGSFFVPMKVTMLVAFIIALPVVMYQLWAFIAPGLYMHERKLILPLVVSSYTLFIAGMAFAYFLVFPTVFKFMASYNAPLGAEMSTDIDNYLSFAMTTFLAFGITFEVPVVVVVLVRMGMVPLAKLKEIRPYVIVGAFVISAVVTPPDVLSQLLLAVPMTLLYEIGLLVARFYVPKPSDEDTETDQSTSAST from the coding sequence ATGACTGAAAACAATTCAACTGAAGATTCGGGATTACAAGAAACCTTTCTTTCCCACTTATTTGAATTACGTGATCGCGTAATTAAAGCAGCGCTCGCAATTATTGTTGTCTTCGTATGTCTAGTCTACTGGGCGCCGGATATTTTCCATTTGTTTGCACAGCCTTTATTAAAGGCTTTGCCTGCCGGTGGCAAGATGATTGTGACAGACGTCACAGGTTCATTCTTTGTACCGATGAAGGTCACTATGCTGGTCGCATTCATCATCGCTTTACCAGTGGTGATGTATCAACTTTGGGCATTTATTGCCCCTGGTTTGTATATGCATGAAAGAAAACTCATTCTGCCTTTGGTCGTGAGTAGCTATACCTTGTTCATTGCTGGTATGGCGTTTGCTTACTTTTTAGTATTTCCAACGGTATTTAAGTTCATGGCAAGTTACAACGCACCTTTGGGTGCGGAGATGTCGACCGACATTGATAACTATTTAAGTTTTGCCATGACAACCTTCTTGGCATTTGGTATTACTTTTGAAGTGCCTGTTGTAGTGGTTGTCTTGGTGCGCATGGGTATGGTGCCCCTGGCTAAACTGAAAGAAATTCGCCCTTACGTGATTGTGGGAGCTTTCGTGATTTCAGCTGTAGTGACACCACCCGATGTACTTTCTCAATTATTGCTAGCCGTACCAATGACCTTGCTCTATGAAATAGGGCTATTGGTTGCGCGCTTTTACGTGCCAAAACCCTCCGATGAGGATACCGAAACTGATCAATCGACTTCTGCGTCGACCTGA
- a CDS encoding amino acid ABC transporter permease encodes MLSLDLSFYNWELFTNYILKGLLFSVQLTVIATVGGIIAGTFLALMRISGRPALVYPATFYVNVMRSIPLVMVILWFFLLIPLLIGRPIGADLSATITFIAFEAAFFSEIVRAGIQSVPKGQTYAGEALGMTYSQNMRLVVLPQAFRNMIPVFMTQTIILFQDTSLVYAIGAYDLLKGFEIAGKNYGRPIETYLLAAITYFLICFSLSKAVRFIQAKVAIIR; translated from the coding sequence ATGCTGAGTTTAGATTTAAGTTTTTATAACTGGGAACTCTTCACCAATTACATTCTGAAGGGCCTCCTCTTTAGCGTTCAATTGACGGTAATCGCTACTGTTGGTGGCATCATCGCGGGAACATTTCTGGCTTTAATGCGAATTTCTGGAAGGCCGGCGTTAGTTTATCCTGCGACTTTTTATGTCAATGTGATGCGATCCATTCCGCTGGTAATGGTCATTCTATGGTTCTTCTTGCTCATTCCGCTACTGATAGGCAGGCCAATTGGGGCAGATTTATCGGCAACCATTACTTTCATTGCCTTTGAGGCTGCATTTTTCTCAGAGATTGTTCGAGCCGGCATCCAGTCTGTACCTAAGGGGCAAACTTATGCAGGCGAAGCACTTGGTATGACCTATAGTCAGAATATGAGGTTGGTAGTTTTGCCTCAAGCTTTCCGCAACATGATCCCAGTCTTTATGACCCAGACCATCATTTTGTTCCAAGATACATCCTTGGTTTATGCAATTGGAGCCTACGACCTATTAAAAGGCTTCGAAATTGCAGGTAAGAACTATGGACGCCCGATAGAAACTTATTTATTGGCTGCTATCACCTATTTCCTGATTTGTTTCTCGCTGTCTAAAGCGGTACGTTTTATTCAGGCCAAAGTGGCGATTATTCGCTAA
- a CDS encoding amino acid ABC transporter permease encodes MALDLDIFCKSTLDGEVVDHCFSALLGLGQNADPSYLDWLFKAWGWTLAVSGLALVIAMVLGAVMGTLRTLPDTGRFSRSLVALSTAWVELFRNIPVLVQVFLWYHVIPAFVLPLKALPSYWLVSIALGFFTSARIAEQVRAGIHSLPSGQRAAATALGLNTPQTYRYVILPMALRIVLPPLTSESMNIIKNSSVAFAVSVPELTLFAMQAQEETSHGVEIYLAVTLLYALSAFSVNRAMSYIEKRTRIPGFIAPSNDAGAH; translated from the coding sequence ATGGCTTTAGACCTTGATATATTTTGTAAAAGCACTCTGGACGGAGAGGTGGTGGATCACTGCTTCTCCGCTTTATTGGGGCTTGGACAAAATGCTGACCCAAGTTATTTAGACTGGCTTTTTAAAGCATGGGGCTGGACATTGGCTGTCTCTGGCTTGGCTTTAGTTATTGCCATGGTTTTAGGGGCTGTGATGGGTACGCTACGCACCCTTCCTGATACTGGCAGGTTCAGTAGATCGCTTGTAGCGCTATCAACGGCCTGGGTTGAGTTATTTAGAAATATCCCTGTATTGGTTCAAGTATTTCTTTGGTACCACGTCATCCCTGCCTTTGTTTTGCCTTTGAAGGCGCTGCCTTCGTATTGGCTTGTCAGTATTGCGCTCGGATTTTTCACCTCAGCGCGTATTGCTGAGCAAGTAAGGGCGGGAATTCATTCTCTTCCTAGCGGACAACGAGCAGCTGCTACGGCGCTGGGACTGAATACACCGCAAACCTATCGCTACGTTATTTTGCCGATGGCCTTGCGTATTGTGCTGCCTCCGCTGACTTCGGAGAGTATGAATATTATTAAAAACTCTTCGGTTGCTTTTGCGGTGTCCGTGCCAGAGCTCACTTTATTTGCGATGCAGGCGCAAGAAGAAACTTCCCATGGCGTTGAGATTTACTTGGCGGTAACGCTTTTGTATGCTCTTTCAGCTTTCTCAGTAAATCGAGCGATGTCTTATATAGAAAAACGGACCAGGATTCCTGGTTTTATTGCCCCGAGTAACGATGCGGGAGCTCATTAA
- a CDS encoding amino acid ABC transporter substrate-binding protein, which yields MKLKSLAYLSAALFVVSANVMAASPTLDKIKSSGAVTMGVRESSIPMSYTTGDSRFDGYHVEICRMILGDIKDKLGMSTLRINYQPVTSQNRVPLVQNGTVDIECGTTTNNTSRAKDVGFANTLYVEEVRIAVKANSGITSIAQLNGKKVATTTGTTSVQLLRKNEKATGVNFDEVFGKDHADSFLLLESGRADAFVMDGSILAGNIANSKNPKDFKIVGEVLSTEPIAIMVRKDDPEFKAAVNAAIAKIVANGKMPGLWNKWFLSPIPPKNIVVGLELSPATKNAWANLNDKPAEDYQQKK from the coding sequence ATGAAACTTAAATCTCTGGCATATTTGTCAGCAGCACTGTTTGTTGTATCAGCAAATGTAATGGCAGCATCCCCAACGTTGGACAAAATTAAATCAAGCGGTGCTGTGACAATGGGCGTACGCGAATCTTCCATTCCAATGTCCTACACCACTGGCGACAGCCGCTTTGATGGCTACCATGTTGAAATTTGCCGCATGATTCTGGGCGATATTAAAGACAAATTAGGCATGAGTACTCTGCGAATTAATTACCAGCCAGTGACATCTCAAAATCGTGTGCCTTTGGTGCAAAATGGCACAGTTGATATTGAGTGCGGAACAACAACTAACAATACAAGCCGAGCTAAAGATGTTGGTTTTGCTAATACTCTTTACGTGGAAGAGGTTCGCATTGCAGTAAAGGCGAACTCTGGAATTACTTCAATCGCTCAACTCAATGGCAAAAAGGTAGCAACCACTACCGGTACTACTTCTGTACAACTATTGCGTAAGAATGAAAAAGCCACTGGCGTGAACTTTGATGAAGTATTTGGAAAGGACCATGCTGACAGCTTCTTGCTCTTGGAGTCTGGCCGTGCCGATGCTTTTGTAATGGACGGCTCGATTTTGGCAGGTAATATTGCCAACTCAAAAAATCCAAAAGATTTCAAAATTGTTGGTGAAGTACTCAGTACAGAGCCAATTGCAATTATGGTCCGCAAGGATGACCCTGAATTTAAAGCCGCTGTAAACGCTGCAATTGCCAAGATTGTTGCAAACGGCAAAATGCCTGGTCTGTGGAATAAGTGGTTCTTATCACCAATTCCGCCCAAGAATATTGTTGTTGGTCTCGAGCTTTCCCCGGCAACCAAAAATGCTTGGGCAAACTTAAATGACAAGCCAGCCGAAGACTATCAGCAGAAAAAATAA
- the tatA gene encoding Sec-independent protein translocase subunit TatA gives MGSFSIWHWLIVLVIVMLVFGTKKLRNIGQDLGGAVKGFKDGMKSAEEPKEQIQQSTATADKTVDVQAKDVNK, from the coding sequence ATGGGTTCATTTAGCATTTGGCATTGGTTAATTGTTTTGGTGATCGTGATGTTGGTGTTCGGTACCAAAAAATTGCGCAATATCGGCCAAGATTTGGGCGGCGCTGTAAAAGGCTTTAAAGATGGCATGAAATCTGCTGAAGAGCCTAAAGAACAAATTCAACAAAGTACTGCAACAGCAGACAAGACTGTTGATGTGCAAGCTAAAGACGTAAACAAATAA